From a region of the Bdellovibrio sp. ArHS genome:
- the thpR gene encoding RNA 2',3'-cyclic phosphodiesterase, with amino-acid sequence MNRRLFFALNATDPLSESFLPTYKKLKINADRREINVKWVPVDNFHITVSFLGEQPEERLPALAETLREVCAQFTPFDLKIEDMGAFSNEHDARVLWLGVQNKRYLGEFKYALDDLLLERGLLDHPDAREFKPHLTFGRLRNPRSVKDMISPFKRKSFGKIHVNEIVLYESKLQGVFPVYTPVLRCPLTGEEKAAEEEAFPFIVP; translated from the coding sequence ATGAATAGAAGACTGTTCTTCGCTCTTAATGCCACGGATCCTCTTTCCGAATCCTTCCTACCCACTTACAAAAAATTGAAAATCAACGCCGATCGGCGCGAAATCAATGTGAAGTGGGTGCCCGTTGATAACTTCCATATCACCGTCAGCTTTTTGGGCGAGCAGCCTGAAGAAAGACTGCCCGCGCTGGCAGAGACCCTGCGCGAAGTCTGTGCTCAGTTTACGCCCTTTGATCTTAAGATCGAAGATATGGGCGCCTTTTCCAATGAACACGACGCCCGCGTTTTATGGTTGGGTGTTCAGAACAAAAGATATTTAGGTGAATTTAAATATGCCCTAGATGATCTTCTTTTAGAGCGCGGTCTGCTGGATCATCCGGATGCACGTGAATTCAAGCCTCACCTGACCTTCGGGCGCCTTCGCAATCCCCGCAGTGTGAAAGATATGATTTCTCCGTTTAAAAGAAAAAGCTTCGGGAAAATACATGTCAATGAAATCGTGCTTTATGAATCCAAGCTGCAAGGTGTATTTCCGGTGTATACGCCGGTCTTACGCTGTCCTCTGACGGGTGAAGAAAAGGCCGCAGAGGAAGAAGCCTTTCCATTTATAGTTCCATAA
- a CDS encoding TerC family protein: MTQILLFPFADYWWFYAGFIAFVLAMLALDLGVFHKHSHTVGFREATIWSIVWVSLALLFNAGLYFYALNKFPDPTTAKDVALQFLTGYVIEKSLSIDNIFVFVVVFGFFGVPPKYQHRVLFYGILGALIFRAIFIALGSVLMQYQTVVMVFGVFLIITGLKMMIQPEREIDPTQNWLIKFMRKYVRIHERMHEDRFFVIENGIRYATPLFVALIFLEATDIIFAVDSVPAIFAITNEPLLVFTSNIFAILGLRSLYFLLAGVVDKFHLLKYGLALVLIFVGLKMVWLNKLFDGHFPILWSLGIIAFFIGGSVVLSLLIKPKNK, encoded by the coding sequence GTGACACAGATTCTTTTGTTCCCTTTTGCAGACTATTGGTGGTTTTACGCTGGATTTATCGCTTTCGTTTTGGCGATGCTTGCCTTGGACCTTGGAGTATTTCATAAACATTCTCATACCGTGGGTTTCAGAGAAGCCACGATTTGGTCTATCGTTTGGGTCAGCTTAGCCTTGCTGTTCAACGCCGGCCTGTACTTTTACGCGCTTAATAAGTTTCCCGATCCCACGACCGCCAAGGACGTCGCCCTGCAGTTTCTGACCGGTTATGTTATCGAAAAGTCGCTCTCGATTGATAATATCTTCGTCTTTGTGGTGGTTTTCGGATTCTTTGGAGTTCCTCCCAAATACCAACACCGTGTTCTTTTTTATGGAATTCTGGGCGCCTTGATCTTCCGTGCGATATTTATCGCCCTGGGCTCTGTGCTTATGCAGTACCAAACGGTTGTTATGGTCTTCGGTGTCTTCCTGATTATCACCGGTTTAAAAATGATGATTCAACCCGAGCGGGAAATAGATCCCACTCAAAACTGGCTTATCAAATTCATGAGAAAATACGTTCGCATTCACGAGCGTATGCATGAAGACCGTTTCTTCGTTATCGAAAATGGTATTCGTTATGCGACTCCTTTATTTGTCGCCTTGATCTTTCTGGAAGCGACGGACATTATTTTTGCGGTCGATTCAGTACCCGCTATTTTTGCGATTACCAATGAACCTTTGTTGGTCTTCACTTCGAATATCTTCGCCATCCTGGGCTTGCGTTCGCTTTATTTCCTCCTAGCCGGGGTTGTCGATAAATTCCATCTGTTGAAGTATGGTCTAGCCTTAGTCCTTATTTTCGTTGGCCTAAAGATGGTATGGCTGAACAAACTCTTTGACGGTCACTTCCCGATTCTTTGGTCCTTAGGCATTATTGCCTTCTTTATCGGTGGTTCCGTTGTTCTTTCTTTACTAATTAAACCAAAGAATAAATGA